The following coding sequences are from one Musa acuminata AAA Group cultivar baxijiao chromosome BXJ1-6, Cavendish_Baxijiao_AAA, whole genome shotgun sequence window:
- the LOC103989777 gene encoding probable WRKY transcription factor 70 isoform X1: protein MEHSNLLVSTSTDLSHCYHHLEIKVINEAHELTRQLRAVLLPSLPAGSLADLAREILDKIIKSCSLAVFMLQSGGHGHQTSKQHGEGERPMLDGHKKRKSQNASSIVTSVPFEDGHQWTKYGQKRINGAKYPRSYHRCIYHKDQDCPATKTVQRVDRDADPPEFIVVYNMQHRCRSSDRHIPFVMESAEASLVKNQSRTDTPSDGDPQMTHLLLSDEISNISLTPEQWNLDNDLDPVMSLFEFADADPFYSSVLMNLH from the exons ATGGAGCACAGCAACCTGCTGGTTTCCACTTCCACTGACCTATCGCACTGTTATCATCACCTGGAGATCAAGGTGATCAACGAAGCGCATGAGCTCACGAGGCAACTACGAGCAGTTCTTCTCCCATCTCTGCCTGCAGGAAGCTTGGCCGACCTCGCCCGAGAGATTCTCGACAAAATCATCAAGTCCTGCTCCTTGGCTGTCTTCATGCTCCAGTCCGGCGGCCATGGCCATCAAACAAGTAAACAGCACGGTGAGGGAGAAAGACCCATGCTTGACGGTCACAAGAAAAG GAAGTCGCAGAACGCATCGTCCATAGTAACATCTGTTCCGTTTGAAGATGGACATCAGTGGACAAAGTATGGGCAGAAAAGAATTAACGGTGCCAAATACCCAAG GAGCTACCACAGGTGCATTTATCACAAAGACCAGGACTGCCCAGCAACAAAGACAGTGCAAAGGGTGGATAGAGATGCAGATCCACCAGAGTTTATTGTCGTCTATAACATGCAACACAGGTGCAGATCCAGTGATAGACACATACCATTTGTGATGGAGTCTGCTGAAGCTTCCTTGGTGAAGAACCAGAGCCGAACTGATACCCCCTCCGACGGTGACCCACAGATGACCCACCTGCTACTCTCTGATGAGATATCGAACATTTCACTGACTCCAGAGCAGTGGAACCTGGACAACGATTTGGATCCTGTGATGAGCTTGTTTGAGTTTGCTGATGCAGATCCATTTTACAGCAGTGTTCTGATGAATCTACATTAA
- the LOC103989777 gene encoding probable WRKY transcription factor 67 isoform X2 yields MEHSNLLVSTSTDLSHCYHHLEIKVINEAHELTRQLRAVLLPSLPAGSLADLAREILDKIIKSCSLAVFMLQSGGHGHQTSKQHGEGERPMLDGHKKRSYHRCIYHKDQDCPATKTVQRVDRDADPPEFIVVYNMQHRCRSSDRHIPFVMESAEASLVKNQSRTDTPSDGDPQMTHLLLSDEISNISLTPEQWNLDNDLDPVMSLFEFADADPFYSSVLMNLH; encoded by the exons ATGGAGCACAGCAACCTGCTGGTTTCCACTTCCACTGACCTATCGCACTGTTATCATCACCTGGAGATCAAGGTGATCAACGAAGCGCATGAGCTCACGAGGCAACTACGAGCAGTTCTTCTCCCATCTCTGCCTGCAGGAAGCTTGGCCGACCTCGCCCGAGAGATTCTCGACAAAATCATCAAGTCCTGCTCCTTGGCTGTCTTCATGCTCCAGTCCGGCGGCCATGGCCATCAAACAAGTAAACAGCACGGTGAGGGAGAAAGACCCATGCTTGACGGTCACAAGAAAAG GAGCTACCACAGGTGCATTTATCACAAAGACCAGGACTGCCCAGCAACAAAGACAGTGCAAAGGGTGGATAGAGATGCAGATCCACCAGAGTTTATTGTCGTCTATAACATGCAACACAGGTGCAGATCCAGTGATAGACACATACCATTTGTGATGGAGTCTGCTGAAGCTTCCTTGGTGAAGAACCAGAGCCGAACTGATACCCCCTCCGACGGTGACCCACAGATGACCCACCTGCTACTCTCTGATGAGATATCGAACATTTCACTGACTCCAGAGCAGTGGAACCTGGACAACGATTTGGATCCTGTGATGAGCTTGTTTGAGTTTGCTGATGCAGATCCATTTTACAGCAGTGTTCTGATGAATCTACATTAA